In Planctomycetia bacterium, one DNA window encodes the following:
- a CDS encoding tetratricopeptide repeat protein, which yields MVKKSVETRRRPAPPPRRDYSRRRAICLATVYLLFIVHLIHWKLAGRTLAPLELNEVMYTLELGIVTAGFVFMAIVLLATVFFGRFFCSWGCHILALEDLAAWLLSYMRIHPKPIRSRLLKWVPVTAMLYMFVWPQLRRWLERRPMPALHLRTDEQGWASFLTADFWRNLPGLGVTLLTFFVCGFVIVYMLGSRGFCTYACPYGAIFRIADRFAPGRIVARGDCSQCGKCTAVCQSHVLVHRELAAFGRVTDPACLKDLDCVAACPEGRIAYGLAQPAILTIGSTARVARPPYDFTWAEELVMACVLIASLLIFRGLYDLVPFLLTLAIGCILAYWTVLVGRSFRRRDLRFNRWQIKAHGSLTRGGRVFATATIGLLALTVHSGFIRYHAFRGNRLFDSVVPTLPDRSIAAGAEPSTSLLAAIDHFEACERWGLFHPVDQRRRLADLHGASGRTLAEQGRLNEAAVHLARAVQVYPWNAQGQYNHGVILATLGRTREAIGAYRRAIELAPHDADAHNNLGLLLAETGDWVAAEHHLTRAIQLRPAFAAARFNLGRLNWALGRFDAARRLLEEAANLDATYAPPVREMLKATE from the coding sequence ATGGTCAAGAAGTCTGTTGAGACCCGTCGCCGCCCCGCACCGCCCCCTCGGCGCGATTACTCTCGCCGCCGTGCGATCTGCCTCGCGACCGTGTACCTTCTTTTCATCGTCCACCTGATTCACTGGAAGCTCGCCGGCCGCACGCTCGCTCCGCTCGAACTCAACGAAGTGATGTATACGCTCGAACTGGGCATCGTGACCGCGGGCTTTGTCTTCATGGCCATTGTCTTGCTCGCCACGGTTTTCTTCGGACGGTTTTTCTGCTCCTGGGGCTGCCACATTCTGGCACTGGAAGATCTCGCCGCCTGGTTGTTGTCGTACATGCGCATTCACCCCAAGCCGATCCGCTCGCGGCTGTTGAAGTGGGTGCCCGTCACAGCCATGTTGTATATGTTCGTCTGGCCCCAGCTCCGGCGCTGGCTCGAACGGCGACCGATGCCGGCCCTGCACCTCCGCACCGACGAGCAGGGATGGGCCTCGTTCCTGACCGCCGACTTCTGGCGAAACCTGCCCGGCCTCGGCGTCACCCTGCTCACGTTCTTTGTGTGCGGATTCGTAATCGTCTACATGCTCGGTTCGCGCGGCTTCTGCACCTATGCCTGTCCCTACGGCGCGATCTTTCGCATCGCCGACCGCTTCGCCCCGGGCCGCATCGTCGCTCGCGGCGACTGCTCCCAGTGCGGCAAGTGCACCGCGGTCTGCCAATCGCATGTGCTGGTTCACCGCGAATTGGCCGCGTTCGGCCGCGTCACCGATCCTGCCTGCCTCAAGGACCTCGACTGCGTCGCCGCCTGCCCCGAGGGCCGCATTGCGTACGGACTCGCCCAGCCTGCCATCCTGACCATCGGCAGCACGGCGCGCGTCGCGCGTCCACCGTACGACTTCACATGGGCCGAGGAACTCGTGATGGCGTGCGTCCTAATAGCGTCACTCCTCATCTTTCGCGGGCTGTATGACCTCGTGCCGTTCCTCCTCACGCTGGCGATCGGCTGCATCCTTGCATATTGGACCGTTCTCGTCGGACGGAGCTTCCGCCGGCGCGATCTGCGATTCAACCGCTGGCAAATCAAGGCCCACGGCAGCCTCACGCGCGGCGGCCGGGTGTTTGCGACCGCTACCATCGGTCTCCTGGCGCTGACGGTGCACAGCGGGTTCATTCGTTACCACGCCTTTCGGGGCAATCGCCTGTTCGACTCGGTTGTTCCGACGCTGCCTGATCGATCCATCGCGGCCGGCGCGGAGCCATCCACGTCGCTCCTGGCCGCCATCGATCACTTCGAGGCTTGCGAGCGGTGGGGGCTGTTTCATCCGGTCGACCAGCGGCGTCGCCTCGCGGATCTGCACGGCGCGTCAGGTCGGACGCTGGCCGAACAGGGACGGCTGAACGAAGCGGCGGTGCATCTCGCGCGGGCGGTTCAAGTCTACCCGTGGAACGCGCAAGGCCAGTACAACCACGGCGTGATCCTCGCGACGCTCGGCCGAACGCGCGAGGCAATCGGCGCCTATCGTCGGGCGATCGAGCTGGCGCCGCACGACGCGGACGCACACAACAATTTGGGACTGCTGCTCGCGGAAACCGGCGACTGGGTCGCAGCGGAGCACCATCTCACACGGGCGATCCAATTGCGACCTGCGTTCGCCGCGGCGCGATTCAATCTGGGGCGGCTGAATTGGGCACTCGGGCGGTTCGACGCAGCACGCCGGTTGCTGGAAGAAGCTGCCAATCTGGATGCGACCTATGCGCCGCCCGTGCGCGAGATGCTGAAAGCCACAGAATGA
- a CDS encoding DUF1858 domain-containing protein, producing MTSLPSSPVIHPDQMLPDVLRAYPQLRPLFDRYGLRGCGGPHGPAETIAYFAQAHGVDLERFLHELNRGLRDPGSIPVTERTEADSLDQLADTIYRRFFKAGIAVILTAGAAWGAFLLLRIGLGRSFTAISIHDINAHGHAQIFGWVGLFVMGFAYQAFPRMRHTSLWRPDLANLSFYLMVFGVTARAVGEPLYEWPLMRELAISASFAEIVAIALFITVLLRTFQRSGKPYAPHDAYILASLAFFLIQAGYDLALLYATTTAPSHAELLRIIATYQAPLRDLQIHGFALLIILGVGIRMFPALFGFAAPGQRLVRSALVVLVFAVLGEAGFFLIMRRSGNHIWAMPMYAAMLALAGASILLTFRWRWLAHPAQRDRSSKFVRAAVAWLHTSMILLALAPLYMQWALPSAQNLSDSGQHAAAIGFSHAYYGAVRHAITVGFISLMILGMAAKIVPTLNGVDIRLLSPLWIPFALVNVGCFTRVAFQIATDFGDWAFPVAGISGLLEVSGIAVWGLHLWRIMNGWKPAEQRVLERPARITADDKIGQIVEWYPQTLPLLIEKGFAPLANPVMRRTMAQAVSVRMAAAHHQLNLDTLLAELNDAVQRANGENAPAIRPSGVSLPVLQHA from the coding sequence ATGACGTCCCTACCATCATCCCCAGTCATCCATCCCGACCAGATGTTGCCCGATGTGCTCCGGGCCTATCCGCAGCTTCGTCCCCTGTTTGATCGCTACGGCCTGCGCGGCTGCGGCGGTCCGCACGGTCCGGCCGAAACGATCGCGTATTTCGCCCAGGCGCACGGCGTGGACCTTGAACGGTTCCTTCACGAACTGAATCGCGGCCTGCGCGATCCGGGATCCATCCCGGTCACCGAACGAACCGAAGCCGACTCCCTCGACCAATTGGCAGACACGATTTACCGGCGCTTTTTCAAGGCGGGCATCGCGGTCATCCTGACGGCCGGCGCCGCGTGGGGCGCCTTCCTGCTGCTGCGCATCGGGCTGGGGCGGTCGTTCACCGCGATTTCGATTCACGACATCAACGCGCACGGGCACGCGCAGATCTTCGGCTGGGTCGGGTTGTTTGTGATGGGATTCGCCTACCAGGCGTTTCCACGCATGCGGCATACCAGTTTGTGGCGGCCGGACCTTGCTAATTTGAGTTTTTATCTCATGGTCTTTGGCGTAACGGCCCGCGCCGTCGGTGAACCGCTTTACGAGTGGCCCCTGATGCGCGAGCTGGCGATCTCCGCGAGCTTCGCCGAAATCGTCGCGATCGCGCTTTTCATCACCGTCCTGTTGCGCACCTTTCAGCGAAGCGGCAAGCCTTATGCGCCGCACGACGCGTACATCCTCGCTTCGCTGGCGTTTTTCCTGATTCAAGCCGGTTACGATCTCGCCCTCTTATACGCCACGACCACGGCGCCCAGTCACGCCGAGCTTTTGCGCATCATCGCGACCTACCAGGCGCCGCTTCGCGATCTGCAAATCCACGGATTCGCGCTGCTCATCATCCTCGGCGTCGGCATTCGGATGTTCCCCGCGCTCTTTGGATTTGCCGCGCCCGGTCAACGGCTCGTTCGCAGCGCGCTCGTCGTCCTCGTCTTCGCCGTCCTCGGCGAGGCCGGATTCTTCCTGATCATGCGGCGATCCGGGAACCACATCTGGGCCATGCCGATGTACGCGGCCATGCTGGCCCTCGCCGGCGCCAGCATCCTGCTGACTTTTCGTTGGAGATGGCTGGCCCATCCGGCCCAGCGCGATCGCAGTTCGAAATTCGTCCGCGCGGCCGTTGCCTGGCTCCACACGTCCATGATCCTGCTCGCCCTCGCGCCGCTCTATATGCAATGGGCGCTTCCCTCGGCGCAGAACCTGTCGGACAGCGGGCAGCACGCCGCCGCGATCGGCTTCTCGCATGCTTATTACGGCGCCGTCCGTCACGCGATCACCGTCGGGTTCATCAGCCTGATGATTCTCGGCATGGCGGCCAAGATCGTGCCGACGCTGAACGGCGTGGATATTCGACTCCTGTCGCCATTGTGGATTCCCTTCGCCCTCGTCAACGTCGGTTGCTTCACGCGGGTCGCGTTCCAGATTGCCACGGATTTCGGCGATTGGGCGTTTCCCGTCGCCGGCATCAGCGGTTTGCTGGAAGTCTCGGGCATCGCCGTCTGGGGGCTGCATCTGTGGCGGATCATGAACGGGTGGAAGCCGGCCGAACAACGCGTGCTCGAACGGCCGGCGCGAATCACCGCCGATGACAAGATCGGGCAGATTGTGGAGTGGTACCCGCAGACGCTGCCGCTGCTGATCGAAAAAGGATTCGCCCCTCTTGCCAATCCGGTCATGCGCAGAACGATGGCCCAGGCGGTCTCGGTGCGAATGGCGGCGGCCCATCACCAGTTGAATCTTGATACGCTGCTGGCGGAACTGAATGACGCGGTGCAGCGAGCAAATGGCGAGAACGCGCCGGCGATCCGGCCCAGCGGCGTTTCGCTACCGGTGTTGCAACATGCTTGA
- a CDS encoding class I SAM-dependent methyltransferase encodes MLEPDRTAQFDDLAALYDRLVDWPRRLSREAPFFRRWFELHAVRRVVDLACGTGHHAAMFHSWGLEVTGVDVSAGMLARCRARHGEGPRLRWVQASFDQPLALNDPADAVVCLGNSLALAEDDSALRRAVRVMTMALRPGGIGVVQVLNLQALPIGPVHWQKVRRIDQDDRSAVLLKGVHRVNDRGYVSVIELTMRPDGGVDHRAHSAGFLEVSRAALESAIVESGGTVCRVLGGYDEVAFDAHQSTDLLVVWQGPAGGGCDARSVRLDRTLPSAILKGDLSVKR; translated from the coding sequence ATGCTTGAACCAGATCGCACCGCCCAGTTCGACGATCTGGCGGCGTTGTACGACCGCCTGGTGGACTGGCCGCGCCGCCTGTCACGGGAGGCGCCGTTTTTTCGTCGATGGTTTGAGTTGCACGCGGTGCGGCGCGTGGTGGATCTGGCCTGTGGGACGGGCCATCACGCAGCCATGTTCCATTCATGGGGGCTGGAGGTTACGGGCGTGGATGTCAGCGCCGGGATGCTGGCGCGCTGCCGCGCACGGCATGGCGAAGGCCCGCGCCTGCGCTGGGTGCAGGCGTCGTTCGACCAGCCGCTGGCCCTGAATGATCCGGCCGATGCCGTGGTTTGCCTCGGCAATTCCCTCGCGCTGGCGGAGGACGATTCCGCGTTGCGGCGCGCGGTGCGAGTCATGACGATGGCACTGCGTCCGGGCGGGATCGGCGTGGTACAGGTTCTGAACCTGCAAGCGCTGCCCATCGGTCCGGTTCACTGGCAGAAGGTACGCCGCATCGACCAGGATGACCGGTCGGCGGTGCTGCTCAAGGGCGTCCACCGCGTCAACGATCGGGGTTATGTCAGCGTCATCGAGTTGACCATGCGCCCGGACGGCGGCGTGGACCATCGGGCGCATTCGGCGGGTTTCCTGGAGGTTTCGCGCGCCGCGTTGGAATCCGCGATTGTCGAGTCCGGCGGCACGGTGTGCCGGGTACTGGGAGGGTACGACGAGGTCGCGTTCGACGCGCATCAAAGCACCGATTTGCTGGTGGTGTGGCAGGGGCCTGCGGGCGGGGGGTGTGACGCGCGATCGGTGCGGCTTGACAGGACGCTCCCATCGGCGATACTAAAAGGTGACTTGAGTGTCAAGAGGTAA
- a CDS encoding Rrf2 family transcriptional regulator, whose translation MTAQYALRAFVFIAKHGEEHPVLAKDIAARTGVPQHYLSRILRDAVRAGLLDSARGVGGGFRLARPAHRIKLVEILSPFDDVLDRSRCPFGQPKCNDQKPCGFHEFWKPISTAYRRMLEQTTLGEIDEKGLSSGKSRIGT comes from the coding sequence ATGACCGCCCAGTATGCCCTTCGCGCCTTCGTGTTCATCGCGAAGCACGGCGAGGAACACCCGGTCCTGGCGAAGGACATCGCCGCCCGCACGGGCGTCCCGCAGCATTACCTTTCACGCATTTTGCGCGATGCGGTCCGGGCCGGGTTGCTCGATTCGGCACGCGGCGTCGGCGGGGGGTTTCGCCTGGCGCGGCCGGCCCATCGGATCAAGCTGGTGGAGATCCTCTCCCCGTTTGACGACGTGCTGGATCGCTCGCGGTGCCCGTTTGGTCAGCCCAAGTGCAACGATCAGAAGCCGTGCGGCTTTCATGAGTTCTGGAAGCCGATATCGACGGCCTATCGCCGGATGCTGGAGCAGACCACGCTGGGCGAGATCGACGAGAAGGGACTTAGCAGTGGAAAAAGCCGCATCGGGACTTGA
- a CDS encoding c-type cytochrome yields the protein MLPRRFSQRFAPLIWAFTILGMFSYCASQVVRSPRPVAILASTERETPRARETSPSSPGEHAPRPVGTGTLPPLVARGQALFAKHCVICHGETGDGLGKFAYLMNPRPRNFKLGKFKLTTTQNLIPSDQDLLRTIVRGMPGSAMPPWGHLPSADLNALVAYVRHIHVQAVEAELAAGVADGSVAADEVADLLAQRTQPGPPIVVPPEPAFDDLRWFNGRRVYLEACASCHGADGRPLPEAVKVDDEGYPVPPRSFVDGIFKGSMEGPDLYCRILKGMRGTPMPASEGNFTNDEIWDLIHYVQSLAREGSQGRAQLRQSTITAPRVVGDLPADPKDAGWNQARPVYVGLTPLWWTEQRIEGLVVQALHNDDELALRLTWLDPTVDARAVKTEEFRDAVAIQFSLSSDPPFYMGDATQHGGVNIWMWKADRERNIAEGYQDVDAAFPQRAVDLYDECPIRAKDMSLTDWPHGAITEHNPTYITAWGAGNLVADPTLKTPVECLVARGPGTLAGKPANVQAVRGRAVYERGVWMVQLQRTLEVSCDPDSPAQTDERVFRAGDYLPVSFAIWDGGAGDRDGKKNISIWQRLVIE from the coding sequence ATGTTGCCTCGCCGCTTCTCACAACGGTTCGCCCCGCTCATCTGGGCCTTCACCATCCTCGGCATGTTCTCCTACTGCGCGTCGCAGGTCGTTCGATCGCCCCGGCCTGTCGCGATCCTGGCGTCGACCGAGCGCGAGACGCCCCGCGCACGGGAAACATCACCATCATCACCGGGCGAGCACGCGCCGCGACCCGTCGGCACCGGCACCCTCCCGCCGTTGGTCGCGCGCGGGCAGGCGCTCTTCGCCAAGCATTGCGTCATTTGTCATGGTGAAACGGGTGACGGCCTCGGCAAGTTCGCCTATCTCATGAACCCCCGGCCGCGCAACTTCAAGCTCGGGAAGTTCAAGCTCACGACCACGCAGAACCTGATCCCGTCTGACCAGGATCTGCTACGGACCATCGTGCGCGGCATGCCCGGATCCGCCATGCCGCCTTGGGGGCATCTCCCCAGCGCCGATCTGAACGCGCTGGTCGCCTACGTTCGTCATATTCATGTTCAGGCGGTCGAAGCCGAGCTGGCCGCCGGCGTCGCGGATGGCAGCGTCGCGGCGGACGAAGTTGCCGACCTGCTGGCCCAGCGGACGCAACCGGGTCCACCGATCGTCGTGCCACCGGAACCGGCCTTTGATGATTTGCGATGGTTCAACGGTCGCCGCGTCTACCTCGAGGCCTGCGCGTCGTGCCATGGCGCCGACGGCCGGCCGCTCCCCGAAGCCGTGAAGGTCGACGACGAGGGGTATCCCGTGCCGCCCCGGTCGTTTGTCGACGGCATCTTCAAGGGCAGCATGGAGGGGCCGGATTTGTATTGCCGCATCCTCAAAGGGATGCGCGGCACGCCCATGCCGGCCTCGGAGGGCAATTTTACGAATGACGAAATCTGGGACCTGATTCATTACGTGCAGTCGCTCGCTCGCGAAGGTTCCCAGGGTCGTGCCCAGCTTCGTCAAAGCACGATCACCGCGCCGCGCGTGGTGGGGGACTTGCCGGCCGATCCGAAGGATGCCGGCTGGAACCAGGCCCGCCCGGTCTACGTCGGTCTGACGCCGCTGTGGTGGACCGAGCAGCGGATCGAGGGTCTGGTCGTCCAGGCGCTGCACAACGATGACGAACTGGCTCTGCGTCTCACGTGGCTGGATCCGACGGTCGACGCCCGCGCCGTCAAGACCGAGGAGTTTCGCGATGCCGTCGCGATACAGTTTTCGCTCTCCAGCGATCCGCCCTTCTACATGGGCGACGCCACCCAGCACGGCGGAGTCAACATCTGGATGTGGAAGGCCGACCGCGAACGGAACATCGCCGAGGGCTATCAGGACGTGGACGCGGCGTTCCCGCAGCGCGCCGTGGACCTGTACGACGAGTGCCCCATACGTGCCAAAGATATGTCACTCACGGACTGGCCGCACGGCGCCATCACCGAACACAATCCGACGTACATCACCGCCTGGGGCGCGGGCAACCTGGTGGCCGATCCGACCCTGAAGACGCCGGTCGAGTGCCTCGTGGCGCGCGGGCCGGGGACGCTGGCCGGCAAGCCCGCCAACGTGCAGGCGGTGCGGGGTCGCGCGGTGTACGAGCGCGGCGTGTGGATGGTGCAATTGCAGCGCACGCTCGAAGTTTCCTGCGACCCCGACAGCCCCGCCCAGACGGACGAGCGCGTCTTCCGTGCCGGCGATTACCTGCCGGTTTCCTTTGCCATCTGGGACGGCGGCGCCGGCGACCGCGACGGCAAGAAGAACATCAGCATCTGGCAGCGACTGGTCATCGAATGA
- a CDS encoding molybdopterin-dependent oxidoreductase has protein sequence MASDKKSKPSRREFIQGGVVLAAGSSGILGWPLQLLAARPDVGNPLAGYPARDWEKIYRDQYRYDGSFSWVCSPNDTHACRVMAYTRNGVIIRMGSQYDSEKYADLYGNKATANWNPRQCAKGYTFHRLVYGPYRLKHPIIRQGWKQWADDGFPQLTPENKTKYKFDSRGTDVHVKIDWDSALKYIAKGYVAIARRYSGEAGAKLLREQGYPEEMIEAMDGAGTRTLKMRGGMGLLGVLGKYGMYRLNNCMALLDAAIRKIGPDRAKAGRNWSNYTWHGDQTPGQPWVHGLQNSDCDFNDLRFSKLIIMDGKNLVENKLPDSHWFIECMERGGRIVVIAPEYGAPSTKADYWIPIRPATDAALWLGITRLMIDNGWYDETFVKAFTDFPLLVRTDNLKRLRAAEVFPDYQSALSKDGPSMRVQGLTAEQHEKLGDRVVWDAKTNKPAAVTRDDVGGRLRERGIEPALTGTWKVKLVDGSEAEVMTLWSMYQIHLKDYDLETVAQITHSPKEQIEQLARDIWSVTKAGGPVAIHQGEGINHWFHATEANRAALLPMLLTGNIGKPGAGVHGWAGNYKAALFQGSAITGPGFKGWVAEDPFEPLLDESAPGKNVHAHAYTKDEEPAYWNHGDRPLIVETPREGRKVFTGKTHMPTPTKALQFTNVNLFNNAKHAYDMFKNVNPNIEMIIAQDIVMTSSVQYSDFGLPANSWVEFEDLEVTASCSNPFLQIWKGGIKPVFDSRDDLWILANIAKAVGEELGGEWKQKFYNYFKFEHEKKRRVYLQRLLDTCTTTVGYKLDDILAGKYGPPGAALMLFRTYPRVPFYEQVHHDEPFHTDTGRLHAYADIPEAIEYGENFIVHREGTEATPYLPNVIVSSNPYIRPNDYGIGPEAEHWDERTVRNIKMPWKQVKLTRNFLWERGYRFYALTPKTRHRVHSSWSNVDWHNIYDSSFGDPHRMDKRSPYVGDHQVHINPQAARDLGINNGDYVYVDANPADRPYVGAKPGDPFYKVARLMLRAVYNPAYPYSCIMIKHAPYIATEKSVKAHETRADGRALCEDGYQANLRYGSQQSLTRNWHMPMHQTDNLFHKAKAFMGFIFGGEADNHAVNTVPKETLVRVVKAEDGGLGGKGIWLPATTGMSPGDESELMKRYLAGGFVGGDDSATPAVEFEEF, from the coding sequence ATGGCTTCCGACAAGAAGAGCAAACCGTCTCGACGTGAGTTCATCCAGGGCGGCGTGGTTCTCGCAGCCGGTTCGTCCGGCATCCTCGGCTGGCCTCTGCAACTATTGGCCGCTCGGCCCGACGTGGGCAATCCGCTGGCGGGATACCCGGCGCGCGACTGGGAGAAGATCTACCGGGACCAGTACCGCTACGACGGTTCGTTCAGTTGGGTCTGCTCGCCGAACGACACGCATGCCTGCCGCGTGATGGCCTACACGCGCAACGGCGTCATCATTCGCATGGGTTCGCAGTACGACTCGGAGAAGTACGCCGACCTGTACGGCAACAAGGCGACGGCCAACTGGAACCCGCGGCAGTGCGCCAAGGGGTACACGTTTCATCGGCTGGTTTACGGGCCGTATCGCCTCAAGCACCCCATCATTCGACAGGGCTGGAAGCAGTGGGCCGACGACGGCTTTCCGCAGCTGACGCCGGAGAACAAGACAAAATACAAATTCGACAGCCGCGGGACCGACGTCCACGTCAAGATCGACTGGGACAGCGCCCTGAAATACATCGCCAAAGGCTACGTTGCCATCGCCCGGCGCTACAGCGGCGAGGCCGGCGCGAAGCTGCTGCGCGAACAGGGCTACCCCGAGGAGATGATCGAGGCCATGGACGGCGCCGGCACGCGCACGCTGAAGATGCGCGGCGGAATGGGCCTGCTCGGCGTACTCGGCAAATACGGCATGTATCGCCTGAACAACTGCATGGCCCTGCTTGACGCGGCCATTCGCAAGATTGGACCGGACCGGGCCAAGGCCGGACGAAACTGGAGCAACTACACCTGGCACGGCGACCAGACGCCGGGCCAGCCGTGGGTGCACGGATTGCAGAACTCCGATTGCGATTTCAACGATCTGCGGTTCAGCAAGCTGATCATCATGGACGGCAAGAACCTGGTGGAAAACAAGCTTCCGGACTCGCACTGGTTCATCGAGTGCATGGAGCGCGGCGGGCGGATCGTCGTCATCGCGCCGGAGTACGGCGCGCCCAGCACCAAGGCCGATTACTGGATTCCGATTCGCCCGGCGACCGACGCGGCTCTGTGGCTGGGCATCACGCGGCTGATGATCGACAACGGCTGGTACGACGAGACGTTCGTCAAGGCGTTCACCGATTTTCCGCTGCTGGTGCGGACGGACAATCTCAAGCGACTCCGGGCCGCGGAGGTGTTTCCCGACTATCAGAGCGCCCTGTCCAAAGATGGCCCGAGCATGCGCGTGCAGGGCCTGACCGCCGAGCAGCACGAGAAGCTCGGCGACCGCGTCGTGTGGGACGCGAAGACGAACAAGCCGGCGGCTGTGACGCGCGATGATGTCGGGGGGAGACTGCGCGAGCGCGGCATCGAGCCGGCCCTGACCGGCACCTGGAAGGTCAAACTGGTCGACGGCAGCGAAGCCGAGGTCATGACGCTGTGGTCGATGTATCAGATCCACCTGAAGGACTACGACCTCGAAACCGTCGCGCAAATCACGCACTCGCCAAAGGAGCAGATTGAACAGCTTGCCCGCGATATCTGGTCGGTGACCAAAGCCGGCGGGCCGGTCGCCATTCACCAGGGCGAGGGCATCAACCACTGGTTCCACGCGACCGAGGCCAATCGTGCGGCGCTCTTGCCGATGCTGCTGACCGGCAACATCGGCAAGCCCGGCGCGGGCGTCCACGGCTGGGCCGGCAATTACAAAGCGGCACTGTTCCAAGGCAGCGCCATCACCGGTCCGGGATTCAAAGGCTGGGTGGCTGAAGACCCGTTCGAACCGCTGCTGGACGAAAGCGCGCCGGGCAAGAACGTTCACGCACACGCTTACACGAAGGACGAGGAGCCGGCCTACTGGAACCACGGTGATCGGCCGCTGATCGTTGAAACGCCCAGGGAAGGCCGCAAGGTCTTCACCGGCAAGACGCACATGCCGACGCCGACCAAGGCGCTTCAGTTCACCAACGTGAACCTGTTCAACAATGCCAAGCACGCCTACGACATGTTCAAGAACGTGAATCCGAACATCGAGATGATCATCGCGCAGGACATCGTGATGACCTCGTCGGTGCAGTACTCGGATTTCGGGCTGCCGGCCAACAGCTGGGTCGAATTCGAGGACTTGGAAGTGACGGCCTCGTGCTCCAACCCGTTCCTGCAAATCTGGAAGGGCGGCATCAAGCCGGTCTTCGACTCACGGGACGATCTCTGGATCCTGGCGAATATCGCCAAGGCCGTCGGCGAGGAGCTGGGCGGCGAATGGAAGCAGAAGTTCTACAACTATTTCAAGTTCGAGCATGAAAAGAAACGCCGGGTCTATCTCCAGCGCCTGCTGGACACCTGCACCACCACCGTCGGCTACAAACTCGATGACATCCTGGCCGGCAAGTACGGTCCGCCCGGCGCGGCGTTGATGCTCTTCCGCACCTATCCGCGCGTCCCGTTCTACGAACAGGTGCACCACGACGAGCCGTTCCATACCGATACCGGCCGGCTTCATGCCTACGCCGACATCCCCGAGGCGATCGAGTACGGTGAGAATTTCATCGTCCACCGCGAGGGGACCGAGGCCACGCCCTATCTGCCGAACGTCATCGTGTCGAGCAATCCGTACATTCGCCCCAATGACTACGGCATCGGCCCCGAGGCCGAGCACTGGGACGAACGGACGGTGCGGAACATCAAGATGCCGTGGAAGCAGGTTAAGCTGACGCGGAACTTCCTGTGGGAGCGAGGCTATCGCTTTTACGCTCTGACGCCGAAGACGCGGCACCGCGTGCACTCGTCGTGGAGCAACGTCGACTGGCACAACATTTACGACAGCAGCTTCGGAGACCCGCACCGCATGGACAAACGTTCGCCCTACGTCGGCGATCATCAGGTGCACATCAACCCGCAGGCCGCCAGGGACCTGGGCATCAACAACGGCGATTACGTCTACGTCGACGCGAATCCGGCCGATCGACCGTACGTGGGCGCCAAGCCGGGTGATCCGTTTTACAAAGTGGCGCGACTGATGCTGCGGGCCGTTTACAACCCCGCGTATCCGTATAGCTGCATCATGATCAAGCACGCGCCGTACATCGCCACCGAAAAGAGCGTCAAGGCGCATGAGACGCGAGCCGACGGGCGAGCGCTGTGCGAGGACGGCTACCAGGCCAATCTGCGCTATGGCTCGCAGCAGAGCCTGACACGAAACTGGCACATGCCCATGCACCAGACCGACAACCTGTTTCACAAGGCCAAGGCGTTCATGGGGTTCATCTTCGGCGGCGAGGCCGACAACCACGCCGTCAACACCGTGCCCAAGGAGACGCTGGTGCGCGTGGTGAAGGCGGAAGACGGAGGGCTGGGCGGCAAGGGCATCTGGCTGCCGGCGACAACGGGCATGTCGCCGGGCGACGAGAGTGAATTGATGAAGCGCTACCTCGCCGGCGGATTTGTCGGCGGAGACGATTCCGCAACCCCGGCCGTTGAATTCGAGGAGTTCTGA